In the Bombus fervidus isolate BK054 chromosome 13, iyBomFerv1, whole genome shotgun sequence genome, GCTATCGAAACGTCCTATTCCGCTATCGAAACGTCCTATTCCGCGTATCGGGCTCAGGGTCGCGGCCTCGCGCCCTGGCGATACAGCTTGTACTATGCAGCAGAGATAGCTCTCAATGTCTATGTACTAGATCGCCTTCACTCTCTTTTCTAGTCCCTCTTCCTCACTTTAGCGCACGGCGATATTTCCTGTTGTCGTTTCTTCcgatattagaaaattaatacatATTCGAATGGATCATGATGCTCACTTGAGTCAACACATCTCTCACTCGCTGCTTTTCTCTCATGATACTGTAGCGCTCGAACTCGAACTGACCGTATGCTCGTTGCACCCATCGATGATAATACAGTAAAGTTGCGGCAGTAACAGTGGTTCTCACAATCAAGTATTTTAACGTTACTGTTATGCTTTGCTAGCTGACCGTGCATCGAGCCTTATCGTGGCTGGTTATCGAGACAGGTGTATTTCTAGAAAATTCCTAAAATAGTTCTACTTCATTGAATGTGAGATAtaaatatctgaaatatttgtttctgtatagttagaaatttgaaataaatttatacagatatatatgttaagaataatatatttatgcatCACAGTTATAAAGTAAAGCAGTAAGAAACAATATCCATTGATATAGCCGCACTAAGGACTGTATTTGTTTTGGGctgcaaaatttatttgtagatTGATATCCTgcttacaatttttcattgggagtatatagtattaagcctcttctatttcttgtttaataataattgccatattatgaagaattaatctgtatttatgaaatataagaataagaaaagatTGAGTTAACTGCGTAGGTACCAATTAGAAAGAAGCTTGAATCATTTcgaatatacatacgtatgcaGGGGTGAATTTGAATGCAAATATGATTCAGTACTTAAAACTTAAaagttttgataaatttttagttGTGAATTTTAATCTATCACTTACGTAATTCTTAATATAGGCTTTACGTATTTAAGGTTTCATATCTACATTCTTTCATATTATACCCTATCTTCAATATCTTATATAAGATATCAAGACTTATTGAAGCTTTAAAAACTCAAGAGTTATCAAGATTTTCCGAAGTTGTAATACTGAATCATATTCAAAGTGATTCGAATTTTCATAGTATGAAAAACTTAGGAATCCcttcaaaattgaaattcaaacatttttcgttaagtTCGACATACTTGTTTTCTCAAAGATGTATCGAATTTCAAGTTATACTAGCCTAAAACGTTTCTTAATACGTTcacttaatataaaaataaaagacttAGTCCACAAAATCACTTTTAAGAATCGGTAGGGATAGTGATGGTCAGTTAATAAAACAGAATCTCGATCAATCAACGTAGCACTTGTATAGTATAAAACAAagatttattgtttcaactaTGTATAATTCTGTTGTctaatcttttatataatagaatagaTGTTTGGTAGATGGAAGAAatgtatacaaattatttgttgtacttcttaattattttatgattgTGTTTCTCCTGAAAGGATTTACGTTTCTTTAATGTAACTTGAGAAACACTGTGAGATATGTTTCAACactatttgtaaattttaatagctatatattatatacacatTTTCTCGTTAGTTGCTCAGTTGTTTTAAGGTGTAAAATGTAGTATTTTGGATATTACCAACGAAAAAGAATACTACAAAATTGCATAAATAGAAAActtctttatataatatcattatatgaaaatttatcttttccgtttatatacataattgcGGGTTGCGTTGCatagttttgtatatatatgtatgtatttacttAATTAGTCAAAACATTTTATAGAAGTTACGCTTACTAATTCAGAAATAATTTCTGATTCACTTGTAAAACTTTAGTATTTTGACATTACacattaataacattaataatctgaaataaaaacataatacTTGTGTCTGTTACAGAAATAAAACATGGCTTATAGCGATAAGCATAAAATAGTTCTACAAGCAATTGTACATGAAGgtcttttaattgaaaataaaatacaggacttaattattaaattatttggtaAGTAAATTCTTATGTAATGTCAAATCCAAtccatatttttatgtatctattttattgtatatgtataaataaaactctATATTTTAGGCGATAATAGAGTAtcagtaataataaatcaaataaatgaaCAATTACAGCTCTTAAACATGTTAATCAAAAAAGCACAGTGTGAAATTACAGGCAAATTATATTGGGTTCTAATAAGTACTACGCTTAATGAAGTAACGAGGTATATGTTTTAGTAATTGTtaatatatcaaaattcaGTTATGCATAattgttttatgaatatttataatcacCTAGGGTGTTTaacttatttttttcttaaattggCCTATATACTGTTAAGTCAAATTGAATGGACTTACAAATAAGTTatgatatctttattttactttcatgATTTGTTAAGTAACAATATCTGTAGAAATTTTGTATGAagtttattgatatttatgatATCTTCTAGGTACCAAAGTGAATTTTCGAAAGAGCAATTGGCCCTGTTAAGGACtatattttctgaaattatAACATCACGCAATGGATGCATACAAAGTACAATATGTTTAAATTTATGCCCTTCATTGGATATAAAAATGTCAAAGGCAGATGCTGAAAAATTTCTGGAGGATATAGTTAATAGAAAATGGTTGATTTATAaggtattgataaaaattcaaaatacattACAGTactatttgattaattttatatttttataacatttacagGATGGTTATTACTATATGGGTGTAAGAAGTATAACAGAATTAATGCCATATTTTAGAGCTACATatgaaaacaatttaaataccTGTTGCCTTTGCAAACaagttatttttcatgtatgCTATTCCTACCTAATATGCCTTTTTCATGTGAGAAATTTCTACttaatattactaatttttattaattagggCGAAAAGTGTACTAACTGTGATACCTTCTTTCACTTATATTGTTTGAAGAAATTCACTATGGTTCATACTCGTGTGAACTGTCCCAATTGCAGCACAGTTGTTTCAGACATTGATCTATCtggtaatattattttcttttttaccttttataaaaatgaaattaacgaaaataaaaatgaaattaatgaatatttagGTATACAAGATGACTTAGCAGTACCAGAACAAGAATAcgagtgaaataaaaaaaaaaaggaaggtttaaaaaagaaaaactagaaaatgcgaaatgttatttttgtaaataaattttttattatcacaaATACTCTTAGTATTCTATAtaatacacgtgtatatacaatacattatatttacaagTATGTATAGTAAACTAGTATAAATCACTTTGTAAATGCTTTAAGTGTTCtgacttttttcaaatttttctctcAAGTATTTGAGACCAGCTTCTATACTTGCTTCATCTATACTCCTATTTTGTTTCATCTGATTTTGCACTGTATTACTAGAGTTGTATTGTTTAGAATCAACTGActgaacaaaattattctGATTTATTGTTTCAGTCAAATTATTATGCTCAGTATTGTAATCATTTGTATTTAAGCTAGGGGGGAGTGGTATATCGTAagaatctatatttatttcattactgT is a window encoding:
- the Nse1 gene encoding SMC5-SMC6 complex component Non-SMC element 1, which gives rise to MAYSDKHKIVLQAIVHEGLLIENKIQDLIIKLFGDNRVSVIINQINEQLQLLNMLIKKAQCEITGKLYWVLISTTLNEVTRYQSEFSKEQLALLRTIFSEIITSRNGCIQSTICLNLCPSLDIKMSKADAEKFLEDIVNRKWLIYKDGYYYMGVRSITELMPYFRATYENNLNTCCLCKQVIFHGEKCTNCDTFFHLYCLKKFTMVHTRVNCPNCSTVVSDIDLSGIQDDLAVPEQEYE